In Deltaproteobacteria bacterium, one DNA window encodes the following:
- a CDS encoding aldo/keto reductase, whose translation MEYRTLGGTGVKVSHFCLGAMMFGSNGNTDHNECIKITHAAIDAGVNFIDTSDTYSEGESERILAKALKGRRDQVVLATKCFFPPGRAGLMTRSGKNATDGGGSRRWIMKAIEESLRRLETDYIDVYQLHRWDWEMDIEESIAAMTDLQRAGKIRVIGASASPAEWIVEAQRIAEHRHLARVRSEQCIYSIFSRKVEEAVLPTCQRHGVGVMVYAPLAGGWLTGKYKRNEPAPEGSRAAGRLGRMGTWDIERAEVQRKYDLIDALQGVAQEAGLSLTHMATAFAAEHPGVSSVIMGPKTFAQLQDTMGAAETRLTSEILDRIDKIVPPGVRIDPKESFIPNPALDDPMRRRRSR comes from the coding sequence ATGGAATACCGAACGCTTGGTGGAACTGGAGTGAAGGTGAGCCATTTCTGTCTTGGGGCGATGATGTTTGGCTCGAACGGAAACACAGATCACAACGAGTGCATTAAGATCACCCATGCAGCCATCGATGCAGGAGTCAATTTCATTGATACGTCTGACACCTATTCTGAAGGCGAGTCTGAACGCATCCTGGCAAAAGCTTTGAAAGGGCGGCGTGACCAGGTCGTGTTAGCGACAAAATGCTTCTTTCCACCGGGACGCGCTGGACTGATGACCCGCTCTGGAAAGAATGCGACCGATGGTGGAGGTTCACGTCGCTGGATCATGAAGGCGATTGAAGAGAGTTTACGCCGCCTGGAAACCGACTACATCGATGTCTACCAGCTCCATCGCTGGGATTGGGAAATGGATATTGAAGAATCGATCGCCGCGATGACCGATCTGCAACGCGCAGGAAAAATCCGTGTGATCGGGGCCTCGGCATCACCGGCAGAATGGATTGTCGAAGCGCAACGCATCGCTGAACATCGCCATCTCGCCCGTGTACGCAGCGAGCAATGCATCTACTCGATCTTCAGCCGTAAAGTCGAAGAAGCGGTCCTACCGACATGCCAACGTCATGGTGTCGGTGTGATGGTCTATGCGCCGCTGGCTGGTGGGTGGTTAACTGGAAAATACAAGCGCAATGAACCTGCTCCAGAAGGCAGTCGTGCCGCCGGGCGATTAGGCCGCATGGGAACCTGGGATATTGAACGCGCAGAAGTGCAACGCAAGTATGATCTCATCGATGCCTTGCAGGGCGTTGCGCAAGAAGCTGGGCTTTCGCTCACTCATATGGCGACGGCATTTGCCGCGGAGCATCCAGGAGTGAGTTCGGTGATTATGGGGCCAAAGACGTTTGCTCAATTACAGGACACGATGGGCGCCGCCGAGACGCGCCTCACATCAGAGATATTGGATCGTATCGACAAGATTGTCCCACCTGGAGTCCGGATTGACCCGAAGGAATCATTTATTCCTAACCCTGCGCTTGATGATCCAATGCGGCGACGAAGATCGCGATAG
- a CDS encoding MogA/MoaB family molybdenum cofactor biosynthesis protein codes for MAVSEHKDKAHRAVRCAVITASDTRTVETDTSGKKIKDLLAAQQHTVTSYQILKDEPTQISAAVRTLLDQADVDTIIINGGTGIAPRDTTFEAIQGILEKEIPGFGELFRMLSYQDIGSAAMMTRATAGVAKGKVVISLPGSTGAVELGMTKLVLPELGHMLFVLRGERHTH; via the coding sequence ATGGCGGTTAGCGAACACAAAGACAAGGCCCACCGTGCGGTGCGTTGCGCGGTGATTACAGCGAGCGATACGCGAACGGTTGAGACCGATACCAGTGGCAAGAAGATCAAAGACTTACTTGCTGCCCAGCAGCATACGGTGACGTCGTACCAGATTCTCAAAGATGAACCGACGCAAATTTCTGCTGCGGTACGGACATTACTGGACCAAGCAGATGTCGACACGATTATCATCAATGGTGGAACCGGTATCGCTCCGCGCGATACGACCTTTGAAGCCATCCAAGGAATTCTTGAAAAAGAGATTCCTGGCTTTGGTGAACTCTTCCGCATGTTGAGCTACCAAGATATTGGCTCAGCGGCGATGATGACACGAGCGACTGCAGGTGTTGCAAAAGGAAAAGTGGTGATCTCACTCCCTGGCTCAACCGGTGCGGTGGAACTTGGGATGACAAAGCTCGTGTTACCTGAACTTGGCCACATGTTGTTTGTCCTGCGAGGCGAACGGCATACCCATTAA
- the moaD gene encoding molybdopterin converting factor subunit 1, translating to MRIHLRFFASLRERLKKSEEVREVPAGATVGSVWELLKQEHPELAAVEKSMAFAVAQEYVDKQHPLQDNDELAFIPPVSGG from the coding sequence ATGCGTATTCACTTACGGTTCTTCGCCTCATTGCGTGAGCGACTGAAAAAAAGCGAAGAAGTACGGGAAGTTCCTGCTGGGGCAACGGTTGGTAGCGTATGGGAGCTGCTGAAACAGGAGCATCCTGAACTTGCTGCGGTTGAAAAATCGATGGCCTTTGCCGTGGCTCAGGAATACGTTGACAAGCAGCACCCCCTTCAAGATAATGACGAACTCGCATTTATTCCGCCGGTCAGTGGGGGTTGA